A genomic stretch from Nocardia wallacei includes:
- a CDS encoding ABC transporter permease, translated as MALVSVAEPVVLGVADDRRGVRVALTGMVLRRVGLLLALLTLVFCAVSLLPGDAARVALDRGASPETVAAKRHELGLDRPLPQRFWSWSSGLVTGDFGVTAHGRSIAELLAGSAPQTLLLGGIAFATTVFASMAGGMWWATRPDGWTARVLQPATAMVVALPEFVVAAGLIAVFSFAAGWLPAVTVAGRSGFPASADMLVLPALALALPQTGWNTRVVRGALADAARAPHVEHAELEGVSPFRLMTRHVFPVALPAIAASYATTVGMLLGGAMVVESLFNYPGLGALLAGSVADRDTGLAAATAAVAGVTIMCVLLVADGLRAWAMRGRR; from the coding sequence ATGGCTCTCGTGAGCGTGGCCGAACCGGTGGTGCTCGGCGTCGCGGACGATCGGCGCGGCGTCCGGGTCGCGCTGACCGGTATGGTGCTGCGCCGGGTCGGGCTGTTGCTGGCGTTGCTGACCCTGGTGTTCTGCGCGGTCTCGCTGCTGCCCGGCGATGCCGCTCGCGTGGCGCTGGATCGCGGGGCGAGTCCGGAGACCGTCGCCGCCAAGCGGCACGAGCTCGGGCTGGATCGTCCGCTGCCGCAACGGTTCTGGTCGTGGTCGAGTGGTTTGGTCACCGGCGACTTCGGCGTCACGGCGCACGGGCGGTCGATCGCCGAGCTGCTCGCCGGGTCCGCGCCGCAGACGCTGCTGCTGGGCGGAATCGCGTTCGCGACCACCGTGTTCGCGTCGATGGCCGGCGGGATGTGGTGGGCGACAAGGCCGGACGGGTGGACCGCGCGGGTACTGCAACCGGCGACCGCGATGGTGGTCGCGTTACCGGAGTTCGTGGTCGCCGCGGGCCTGATCGCGGTGTTCTCGTTCGCGGCCGGGTGGCTGCCCGCGGTGACCGTCGCCGGTCGCTCCGGTTTCCCGGCGAGCGCCGACATGCTGGTGCTTCCGGCGCTGGCGCTGGCGCTGCCGCAGACCGGCTGGAACACCCGGGTGGTCCGCGGGGCGCTCGCCGACGCCGCCCGCGCGCCACACGTGGAACACGCGGAACTGGAAGGCGTTTCGCCGTTTCGCTTGATGACCCGGCACGTCTTCCCGGTGGCCCTGCCGGCCATCGCGGCCTCCTACGCCACCACTGTGGGCATGCTGCTCGGCGGCGCCATGGTCGTCGAGAGCCTGTTCAACTACCCGGGCCTCGGCGCCCTGCTCGCCGGTTCCGTCGCCGATCGCGACACCGGCCTCGCCGCCGCCACCGCGGCGGTAGCGGGCGTGACGATCATGTGCGTGCTGCTGGTCGCGGACGGTTTGCGTGCCTGGGCGATGCGGGGACGGCGATGA
- a CDS encoding ABC transporter permease — translation MNRGLVLRGLPALVVVVAAVVGPWVAPRAVDATVGMPFAVPRAGAPLGADRLGHDVFSRLLHGGWGLILLAVLIAVAVTGCASVLGALAALRPRLGVVIERGADLAILLPAVLALLLVVASWPESGAFGVVLVAIVFGIPYSARVFAAAATPVAATGYVEAARLGGESTGYVIFREMLPNMRELVFAQFGLRFVEGMYLVSTAAFLRLPTSLGASNWAVMVRDNASGILLNPWAVLAPSLAIGVVAVSVNLLAAALGRREVGRR, via the coding sequence GTGAACCGGGGTTTGGTACTGCGGGGGCTGCCTGCGCTGGTCGTGGTGGTGGCGGCGGTGGTGGGGCCGTGGGTGGCGCCGCGGGCCGTGGACGCCACCGTCGGGATGCCGTTCGCCGTGCCGCGGGCGGGGGCGCCGCTGGGCGCGGATCGGCTGGGGCACGACGTGTTCAGCCGGTTGCTGCACGGTGGGTGGGGGCTGATCCTGCTGGCCGTGCTGATCGCCGTCGCGGTGACCGGGTGCGCGAGCGTGCTGGGTGCGCTGGCGGCGCTGCGACCGCGGCTGGGGGTGGTGATCGAGCGCGGCGCGGACCTGGCGATCCTGCTGCCGGCCGTGCTGGCGCTGCTGCTCGTGGTGGCGTCGTGGCCGGAGTCAGGAGCGTTCGGTGTGGTGCTGGTCGCGATCGTGTTCGGAATTCCCTACTCCGCGAGGGTTTTCGCGGCCGCGGCGACGCCCGTGGCCGCCACCGGCTATGTCGAGGCGGCGCGGCTCGGCGGCGAATCCACCGGCTACGTGATCTTCCGCGAGATGCTGCCGAACATGCGGGAACTGGTCTTCGCGCAGTTCGGGCTGCGTTTCGTCGAGGGCATGTATCTGGTGTCGACGGCGGCGTTCCTGCGGCTGCCGACCTCGCTCGGCGCGTCGAACTGGGCGGTCATGGTGCGCGACAACGCTTCCGGGATCCTGCTGAATCCGTGGGCGGTGCTGGCGCCGAGCCTCGCCATCGGCGTCGTCGCGGTGAGCGTGAACCTGCTGGCGGCCGCGCTGGGGCGACGGGAGGTGGGCCGGAGGTGA
- a CDS encoding ABC transporter ATP-binding protein → MIVVRELSVSTAAAPLLDTISLRVPEGGVTALRGPSGCGKSTLMKALLGQVPAGTTASGSVHVGEHEVLSLDPPALRRFRREQIAFVGQDPGVALNPTMRVRSLLGELSDSARALEALAAVELPESYLRRRAAELSGGEQRRVALARALARRTPVLVLDEPLSGLHGRLRTSLTHLLRRLADNDGTTIVVSGHDTTTLNHLADEVIAVGNGHSGPHGKTFAAKDILALPDHAAASPAPVDGHRAPRAKSAADASTPTPRGSGDVTNAMGDGRGASGTEAACADASAPTPRGSGDGTNVMGDGRGASSAEAACADASAPTPRGSGDDTNVMGDGRGASGAEVASAGASAPTPRGSGDVTNAMGDGRGSSGTEAAAAGAGTLAPHDSGEGENGAGDSVGAAGESSHGVDRGSGGLEGVGNQVLSVTGLGVSIGRRVVLEGIDLRVRAGESVAVAGPSGAGKSTLARAVVGLRRAAAGEVRVSGRVALVPQDSAGSLNPRRTVAQTLSRPVRRHHGGRGAAVAAEIARLLGTVELDSELAQRYPHELSGGQRQRVALARALALRPAVLVCDEITSALDRDTADAIMTLLDGLRREQQLALLVITHDMHVVARYCTGMCVLESGRIVESGPVPDLLRAPAHDATAALLG, encoded by the coding sequence GTGATCGTGGTGCGGGAACTGTCGGTGTCCACGGCGGCCGCGCCGCTGCTGGACACCATCTCCCTGCGGGTGCCCGAGGGCGGTGTGACCGCGCTGCGCGGGCCGTCCGGATGCGGCAAGTCGACGCTGATGAAGGCGCTGCTCGGGCAGGTTCCGGCCGGGACCACCGCGAGCGGGTCGGTACACGTCGGCGAGCACGAGGTGCTCAGCTTGGACCCGCCCGCGCTGCGGCGGTTCCGGCGCGAGCAGATCGCCTTCGTCGGCCAGGACCCCGGCGTCGCGCTGAACCCGACCATGCGCGTCCGCTCCCTCCTGGGCGAATTGTCCGACTCCGCAAGGGCTTTGGAAGCCCTGGCCGCGGTGGAACTGCCCGAGTCCTACCTGCGCCGCCGCGCGGCCGAACTCTCCGGCGGTGAGCAGCGCCGTGTCGCCCTGGCCCGCGCCCTCGCCCGCCGCACGCCCGTCCTGGTACTCGACGAGCCCCTGTCCGGCTTGCACGGCCGCCTACGCACCTCCCTCACCCACCTCCTTCGCCGCCTGGCCGACAACGACGGCACCACCATCGTCGTCTCCGGCCACGACACCACCACCCTGAACCACTTGGCCGACGAAGTCATCGCGGTAGGCAACGGACACAGCGGCCCGCATGGAAAAACGTTCGCGGCCAAGGACATCCTCGCCCTGCCGGACCATGCCGCCGCGTCCCCCGCGCCCGTCGACGGTCACCGCGCGCCGCGCGCGAAGTCCGCCGCAGACGCGAGCACCCCCACGCCACGCGGGTCGGGCGACGTTACGAACGCGATGGGCGATGGTCGTGGTGCGTCGGGTACAGAGGCGGCCTGCGCAGACGCGAGTGCTCCCACGCCACGCGGGTCGGGCGATGGTACGAACGTGATGGGCGATGGTCGTGGTGCGTCGAGTGCAGAGGCGGCCTGCGCAGACGCGAGTGCTCCCACGCCACGCGGGTCGGGCGATGATACGAACGTGATGGGCGATGGTCGTGGTGCGTCGGGCGCAGAGGTGGCCTCTGCAGGCGCAAGCGCCCCCACGCCACGCGGGTCGGGAGATGTTACGAACGCGATGGGCGACGGTCGTGGTTCGTCGGGTACAGAGGCCGCCGCCGCAGGCGCGGGGACTCTCGCCCCGCACGACTCGGGTGAGGGTGAGAACGGGGCGGGCGACAGTGTCGGTGCGGCGGGGGAGTCGAGCCACGGGGTGGACCGAGGGAGCGGTGGGCTCGAAGGTGTTGGTAATCAGGTGCTTTCGGTGACCGGGTTGGGGGTGTCGATCGGGCGGCGGGTGGTGCTGGAGGGGATCGACCTGCGGGTCCGGGCGGGGGAGTCGGTGGCGGTTGCGGGGCCTTCGGGGGCGGGGAAGTCGACGTTGGCTCGGGCGGTGGTGGGATTGCGCCGGGCCGCGGCGGGGGAGGTGCGGGTGTCGGGGCGGGTGGCGCTGGTGCCGCAGGACAGTGCGGGGAGCCTCAATCCGCGTCGTACTGTGGCGCAGACGCTTTCGCGGCCGGTGCGGCGGCACCACGGCGGGCGCGGGGCCGCGGTGGCAGCCGAGATCGCGCGGTTGCTGGGCACGGTAGAGCTGGACAGCGAACTGGCCCAGCGGTATCCGCACGAGTTGTCGGGCGGGCAGCGGCAACGGGTGGCACTGGCCCGCGCCCTGGCGCTGCGACCGGCGGTGCTGGTGTGCGACGAGATCACCTCCGCCCTCGACCGCGACACCGCCGACGCGATCATGACCCTGCTGGACGGCCTGCGCCGCGAACAGCAGCTGGCCTTGCTGGTCATCACCCACGACATGCACGTCGTCGCCCGCTACTGCACCGGCATGTGCGTCCTGGAATCCGGCCGCATCGTCGAGTCCGGCCCGGTCCCCGACCTCTTGCGAGCCCCGGCCCACGATGCCACCGCCGCCCTCCTGGGCTGA